A genomic region of Rhodospirillales bacterium contains the following coding sequences:
- a CDS encoding mucoidy inhibitor MuiA family protein, with translation MTRVLLAFLVVFGLLPAVAKAADVVADSKIQAVTVYTNRATVTRWAVVDIPAGAHSVVFQDLPAILLPDSLRAEGKAAATVKFGAVTHKRVTSSELASAKERELNDQLEGLQDQVYLMDAERQALQVRKTFLENIGKQATLRTNEDIAELDLKPDQWAGAAATIHQGMSEILKAEVELGIKKRDLDRKIQKVREELNQLRTGQRSSYEVSVPLESAAATQLMISLSYQVPNARWKPVYDARLDTGASKLDLIQYGAVSQRTGEDWSGVVLTLSTAQPQRGASLPDLNPWWVDLWSPENRGRLMKSMSMGGTAMAVMSDSMDGVAMEENMAMSSAAPVPMREAEFAVAEIETGGFVSEYKIPGPAVVLADGSETKLMVGAFDTESAIMIHVKPQMSTDAFLVAQTKLKGESPLLPGPVSLFRDGAFVGQSALPLLRPAEEYALYFGVDDQVSVTRKVMLDERKDAGVISRDNTLERHYVTAIQNLHNQPVTVVVAETVPTPRNEKIDVKLVKDNTTAGYEEDADDVKGLLRWEMKLAPKAEKKVVLGWKVTWPKDQNLSGL, from the coding sequence ATGACGCGTGTGTTGTTGGCTTTTCTGGTGGTTTTCGGTTTACTCCCGGCTGTGGCAAAGGCCGCTGATGTCGTGGCGGACAGCAAGATACAGGCGGTTACCGTTTATACAAACCGGGCGACGGTGACACGCTGGGCGGTCGTTGATATTCCGGCGGGGGCACATAGCGTTGTTTTTCAGGATTTGCCAGCGATTTTACTGCCCGATTCCCTGCGAGCGGAGGGCAAAGCGGCGGCGACCGTTAAATTTGGCGCTGTGACGCACAAACGGGTGACGTCCAGTGAGCTGGCATCCGCAAAGGAAAGAGAGTTGAACGATCAACTGGAAGGGCTGCAAGATCAGGTTTATTTGATGGATGCGGAGCGGCAGGCGCTTCAGGTTCGCAAAACGTTTCTTGAAAACATTGGCAAACAAGCAACGCTGCGGACCAACGAGGATATCGCTGAGCTGGATTTGAAGCCCGATCAGTGGGCCGGGGCGGCGGCAACGATTCATCAGGGTATGTCCGAGATTTTAAAAGCCGAGGTGGAGCTGGGCATTAAAAAACGTGATCTGGACCGGAAAATTCAGAAAGTGCGCGAGGAGCTGAATCAGCTGCGGACTGGCCAGCGCAGCAGTTATGAGGTGTCGGTACCGCTGGAATCAGCGGCAGCAACACAGTTGATGATTTCTCTGAGCTATCAGGTGCCAAATGCCCGCTGGAAGCCGGTTTATGATGCGCGGCTGGATACGGGCGCTTCTAAGCTTGATCTTATCCAGTATGGCGCTGTCAGTCAGCGCACAGGCGAGGATTGGTCCGGCGTGGTTTTGACGCTTTCGACGGCGCAGCCGCAGCGCGGCGCCAGCCTGCCGGATCTAAATCCGTGGTGGGTTGACCTATGGAGCCCGGAAAACAGAGGGCGCCTGATGAAGAGCATGAGTATGGGCGGTACGGCGATGGCGGTGATGTCGGATAGTATGGACGGGGTAGCGATGGAAGAAAATATGGCGATGTCTTCCGCCGCGCCTGTGCCGATGAGAGAAGCAGAGTTTGCTGTCGCCGAGATCGAAACCGGCGGCTTTGTCAGTGAATATAAAATTCCGGGGCCGGCGGTGGTGCTGGCGGACGGCAGCGAAACAAAATTGATGGTCGGGGCGTTTGATACTGAAAGTGCCATAATGATTCACGTGAAACCACAGATGAGCACGGATGCTTTCCTGGTGGCGCAAACCAAATTGAAGGGAGAATCGCCGTTGTTGCCGGGGCCGGTCAGTCTGTTCCGTGACGGGGCATTCGTCGGGCAATCGGCTTTGCCTTTGCTGCGCCCGGCCGAGGAATATGCGCTATATTTCGGGGTGGACGATCAGGTATCTGTAACCCGGAAAGTGATGCTGGATGAGCGCAAGGATGCCGGGGTGATTTCCCGCGATAACACGCTGGAACGGCATTATGTGACAGCGATCCAGAACCTTCATAACCAGCCGGTTACCGTTGTTGTGGCTGAAACTGTGCCGACGCCGCGCAATGAGAAAATCGATGTAAAGCTGGTGAAGGACAACACGACCGCCGGATATGAAGAAGATGCCGACGATGTGAAAGGTTTGCTGCGCTGGGAAATGAAGCTGGCGCCCAAGGCTGAGAAAAAGGTGGTGCTCGGCTGGAAAGTGACTTGGCCGAAGGATCAAAACCTGTCAGGTCTGTAG
- a CDS encoding winged helix-turn-helix domain-containing protein produces MLEQVLIRWPDKELLFFESAGDALAKIHEIHAHLKNRLVLLYGQAMDMSVAELYERLQDEAIQTPFVVLAGEDHNIPDMSLNRHDVFYRPFRMGALLDRLAKHLRENKTVIADEVVFGSCILYPVESKIVCGKERRTIRLTEKERDMLLRLYQQKGAVVSRQELLDDVWGYAAGLETHTLETHIYRLRQKIEDDPANPMLLVTEEPGYRLM; encoded by the coding sequence ATGCTGGAGCAGGTTTTAATTCGCTGGCCGGATAAGGAACTGCTGTTTTTCGAGAGCGCCGGGGATGCTCTGGCAAAAATTCATGAAATTCATGCGCATCTGAAAAACAGGCTTGTTTTGCTCTATGGTCAGGCGATGGATATGAGTGTTGCCGAACTCTATGAGCGTTTGCAGGATGAAGCCATTCAAACGCCCTTTGTTGTTCTGGCCGGCGAAGATCACAATATCCCGGATATGTCCTTGAATCGTCATGATGTCTTTTACCGGCCCTTTCGTATGGGGGCTTTACTGGACAGGCTGGCCAAGCATTTACGCGAGAATAAAACGGTAATTGCCGATGAGGTCGTCTTTGGTTCCTGTATTCTGTATCCGGTCGAGAGCAAAATTGTTTGTGGCAAAGAACGCAGAACTATTCGTTTAACCGAGAAGGAACGCGACATGCTGCTTCGCCTTTACCAGCAAAAAGGAGCCGTTGTCAGTCGTCAGGAATTGCTTGATGATGTCTGGGGGTATGCGGCGGGACTGGAAACTCATACGCTGGAAACCCACATCTATCGTTTGCGCCAGAAAATAGAAGACGATCCGGCGAATCCCATGCTTCTGGTTACGGAAGAGCCGGGGTATCGGTTAATGTAA
- a CDS encoding ribonucleoside triphosphate reductase, which translates to MPLDAILAPATPKKNDSFDADNITTLFGGTDVDCSEAVSEYISKEDWRINANANTGYSNAGLINNVAGKIIANFWLDEVYSAEEGRAHREGDVHIHDLDCLTGYCAGWSLRALLNEGFNGVAGRVSSRPPRHFREALGQMANFLGILQSEWAGAQAFSSFDTYLAPYVFRDQLGFEDIKKAIRQFVYNLNVPARWGQSPFTNITLDITPPEDLQNNFPTAEDIHLFKELDDNDLLKKAQQRDMGIRTLEDMTYRHFVPEMEMIVIAYYEVMTEGDSNGQPFTFPIPTVNITEDFNWDTPVANAIFDNTAKVGSSYFQNFVGSQYKRDADGNRIPNPEAYSPGAVRSMCCRLQLDLRELQKRGNGLFGSAEMTGSLGVVTINMARLGYKYKGNHDGLMEELDRLMDISYSTLEKKRSFAQGMYDRGLYPYTARYLPFLRNHFSTIGVNGMNEMIRNFTGDEYDITDERGIEMSLSILDHMRDKMKGYQQESGNLYNLEATPAEGTTYRFAKEDKKRFPDIIQSGCGDQIYYTNSSQIPAGHTDDPFEALELQNELQCKYTGGTVLHLYMNEQLSSPEACKRFVKKVIENYQMPYITVTPVFSVCDEHGYLKGEQPECPHCHTKTKVWSRVMGYFRPVDSFNIGKKGEHAERRFFKEEWVDTGNLFSGN; encoded by the coding sequence ATGCCTCTTGACGCCATTCTTGCCCCCGCTACCCCAAAGAAAAACGATTCGTTTGACGCGGATAACATCACCACTCTTTTTGGCGGCACGGATGTCGATTGCTCGGAGGCCGTCAGCGAATATATTTCCAAGGAAGACTGGCGGATTAATGCCAACGCCAACACGGGCTATTCCAACGCCGGGCTGATTAACAATGTCGCGGGCAAGATCATTGCCAATTTCTGGCTTGATGAAGTCTACAGCGCCGAAGAAGGTCGCGCCCACCGCGAAGGTGACGTCCATATCCATGATCTGGATTGCCTGACCGGCTATTGCGCCGGATGGAGCCTGCGGGCCTTGCTCAACGAAGGATTCAACGGGGTCGCGGGCCGCGTATCATCCCGACCGCCGCGTCATTTCCGCGAGGCACTGGGACAAATGGCTAACTTTCTCGGAATTTTGCAATCCGAATGGGCGGGGGCGCAGGCTTTTAGCTCTTTCGATACCTATTTGGCTCCCTATGTGTTCCGGGATCAGCTCGGCTTTGAAGATATCAAAAAAGCCATCCGCCAATTTGTTTATAACCTGAACGTCCCAGCGCGCTGGGGCCAATCACCGTTCACCAACATCACGCTCGACATCACCCCGCCGGAAGATCTGCAAAACAATTTCCCGACCGCCGAGGATATTCATCTGTTCAAAGAGCTTGATGACAATGATCTCCTGAAAAAAGCGCAGCAGCGCGACATGGGAATCCGGACTCTGGAAGACATGACATACCGCCATTTCGTACCGGAAATGGAAATGATCGTCATTGCCTACTATGAAGTCATGACCGAAGGCGATTCGAATGGCCAGCCTTTTACCTTCCCGATCCCAACCGTGAATATAACGGAAGATTTTAACTGGGACACACCAGTGGCCAATGCCATTTTTGACAACACCGCCAAGGTGGGCTCGTCTTACTTCCAGAATTTCGTCGGCAGCCAGTACAAACGCGACGCCGACGGTAACCGCATTCCCAATCCGGAAGCATATTCACCCGGCGCGGTGCGCTCAATGTGCTGCCGTTTGCAACTGGATTTACGCGAACTGCAAAAACGCGGCAACGGCCTGTTCGGCTCGGCGGAAATGACCGGATCCCTAGGGGTTGTCACGATCAACATGGCAAGGCTGGGGTACAAGTACAAGGGAAATCATGACGGTTTAATGGAAGAGCTGGACCGCTTAATGGACATTTCCTATTCAACGCTGGAGAAAAAACGCAGCTTCGCGCAAGGGATGTACGACCGCGGCCTTTATCCTTACACGGCCCGTTATCTGCCGTTCCTGCGCAATCATTTCTCGACGATCGGCGTCAACGGCATGAACGAGATGATCCGCAACTTCACCGGCGATGAATATGATATCACCGATGAACGCGGCATCGAAATGTCGCTGAGCATTCTCGATCACATGCGTGATAAAATGAAAGGCTACCAGCAGGAAAGTGGCAATCTCTATAATCTGGAGGCCACCCCGGCAGAAGGCACGACCTACCGCTTTGCCAAGGAAGATAAAAAGCGGTTCCCCGATATCATCCAGTCCGGCTGCGGCGACCAGATTTACTACACCAATTCTAGCCAAATTCCGGCCGGGCATACCGATGATCCGTTCGAGGCGCTGGAACTGCAAAACGAATTGCAATGCAAATATACCGGCGGCACGGTTTTGCACCTGTACATGAACGAACAGCTCTCTTCGCCGGAAGCCTGTAAACGCTTTGTCAAAAAAGTCATCGAGAACTACCAGATGCCTTACATAACCGTCACGCCCGTGTTCTCAGTCTGCGATGAACACGGTTACCTGAAAGGCGAACAGCCCGAATGCCCACATTGCCATACGAAAACCAAAGTCTGGTCGCGGGTGATGGGATATTTCCGTCCGGTCGATTCCTTTAACATCGGCAAAAAAGGCGAACACGCCGAACGCCGTTTCTTCAAGGAAGAATGGGTCGATACCGGCAACCTGTTCAGTGGAAATTGA
- a CDS encoding anaerobic ribonucleoside-triphosphate reductase activating protein → MSNACQIEVKQEPGTCERAGSQLLPVYSVTPFTMLDFPDKTACIVWLSGCNMRCRYCHNPDIVLGKGRGTVEDVMQFLRKRQGLLDGVVLSGGEASIWPDLPGFIRMVKKMGYAVKLDTNGLRPDVIADFLENDLLDYVALDYKAPPEKFKYVTGTDKFAAFEKTLALLCAQKNVPFEIRTTVHTALMDESDINAIITDLEQKAYRGTYHIQNFRADNDRPTLGKLKEQPRPLDRSKIRTNTSFACAFRNF, encoded by the coding sequence ATGTCGAACGCCTGTCAAATAGAGGTAAAGCAAGAGCCGGGAACCTGTGAAAGAGCGGGAAGCCAGCTCTTGCCCGTCTATTCGGTAACCCCCTTTACCATGCTGGATTTCCCGGATAAAACCGCCTGTATTGTTTGGCTTTCGGGCTGCAACATGCGCTGCCGGTATTGCCACAACCCGGATATCGTTCTGGGCAAGGGCCGCGGCACGGTCGAAGATGTCATGCAATTCCTGCGCAAACGGCAAGGATTGCTCGACGGCGTAGTGCTATCGGGCGGCGAAGCATCGATCTGGCCCGATTTGCCTGGTTTTATCCGTATGGTCAAAAAAATGGGCTATGCGGTGAAGCTGGACACCAACGGCCTGCGCCCGGATGTCATAGCGGATTTCCTTGAAAATGACCTGTTGGATTATGTGGCTCTTGACTACAAAGCCCCACCGGAAAAATTTAAATACGTAACGGGCACGGATAAATTTGCTGCGTTTGAAAAAACACTGGCACTACTTTGTGCGCAAAAAAATGTACCGTTCGAAATCCGCACCACGGTCCATACGGCCCTGATGGATGAAAGCGACATTAACGCCATCATTACCGATCTGGAACAAAAAGCATATCGCGGTACCTATCATATCCAGAATTTCAGGGCCGATAACGACCGCCCGACTCTGGGAAAACTGAAAGAACAGCCGCGCCCGCTGGACCGCAGCAAAATCCGGACGAACACATCGTTCGCCTGCGCTTTTCGTAATTTCTGA